The genomic region TCCCGCCCCGATGACGAGCGCAGCGGAACCCCCGTAGATCATCTGCATCGCCGGAAATCCGTGCACGAGAATCACGCCGGCTGCGAGCGACACCGCGCCTAGCCCACCGACAACGAACGGGCCCCAGCGCCCGTGCGTCCGCGCGCCCTTCCAGAAGCCTGTAACGGCGACCGCCAGGGCGAGGAGCATCGCGGGCCACAGAATGC from Gemmatimonadaceae bacterium harbors:
- a CDS encoding MerC domain-containing protein, with product MKPGTRDGAGVLGAILAALCCAGTPFIVGGLAALGLGFLRKDGILWPAMLLALAVAVTGFWKGARTHGRWGPFVVGGLGAVSLAAGVILVHGFPAMQMIYGGSAALVIGAGWNSYARRNCATLSTRASA